The following are encoded in a window of Mycobacterium decipiens genomic DNA:
- the asnB gene encoding asparagine synthase (glutamine-hydrolyzing), producing the protein MCGITGWVDYHGLGPTADTVLTRMTDTMAPRGPNGAGIWRCDIAGLGHRRLAIIDPDGGAQPMTHNHPSTGNVDLVLTYSGEVYNYRELRVALVERGHSFTTSSDTEVLLKAWAEWGPAAVSRINGMYAFGVWDSRERTLTLVRDRLGVKPLYFRHTESSLVFGSEPKAILTHDARRPEVDEEGIVALMLPLLKIPGRSPYSDIDEVRPGEIATFSARGLVRRRYWTLDEALTCPPRTTSLAEAAHTVRTILDDTVQRQLVADVPLCTLLSGGLDSTAITALANARRHGAPIRSVSIDFSAPVHNSQVNPNVDSEYASAAAQFIGSNHRSIILDGATLANRDTRSACVRSRDLPLGIGDLDMSLYLMCATIKEHSTVALSGESADEVFGGYLWFHRDDAVMADTFPWMSDSPAHGRLHHRIATSFRPELRAKLQLDDYVADQYRTALAELTPTGGGPQEQRMRELTYLGLSRFLPTLLDRKDRLSMAAGIELRVPFCDHRLVEYVAPLAWSLRTGDGQEKSVLRQAVSDIIPRAVAARRKSPYPSVADPDYSAETSRQLADRLAEPDCRLTELFDPRALQRAVQPATAPGALISNVEAELALNFDDWLRTYDPVLAL; encoded by the coding sequence ATGTGCGGTATCACTGGATGGGTTGACTACCACGGCCTGGGGCCAACCGCCGACACCGTGCTGACACGGATGACGGACACCATGGCCCCGCGCGGACCGAACGGCGCCGGCATCTGGCGATGCGACATCGCTGGACTCGGTCATCGCCGACTGGCAATCATCGACCCAGACGGTGGCGCCCAACCCATGACCCATAACCATCCCAGCACCGGCAATGTCGATCTGGTCCTCACCTACAGCGGCGAGGTGTACAACTATCGCGAATTGCGGGTCGCCCTGGTTGAACGCGGTCACAGCTTCACCACATCAAGCGATACCGAAGTGCTCCTCAAGGCCTGGGCCGAGTGGGGTCCGGCCGCGGTCAGCAGGATCAACGGCATGTACGCGTTTGGCGTGTGGGACAGTCGTGAGCGCACCCTGACTCTGGTACGGGACCGACTCGGCGTCAAGCCCCTCTACTTCCGCCATACGGAATCGTCGCTGGTTTTCGGATCCGAACCCAAGGCGATCCTGACGCACGATGCCCGCCGCCCCGAAGTCGACGAGGAAGGCATCGTCGCTCTGATGCTTCCACTGCTCAAAATTCCCGGTCGTTCGCCCTACAGCGACATCGATGAGGTACGGCCCGGTGAAATCGCCACCTTCTCGGCCCGCGGACTTGTCCGCCGGCGATACTGGACCCTCGACGAGGCACTGACCTGCCCACCTCGCACAACCAGTCTGGCCGAGGCAGCCCACACCGTTCGAACAATTTTGGACGACACCGTGCAACGACAGCTGGTTGCCGACGTGCCGTTGTGCACACTGCTCTCTGGCGGACTCGACTCAACCGCCATCACCGCACTTGCCAACGCCCGCCGCCATGGTGCACCTATACGGTCGGTCTCCATCGACTTCTCGGCACCAGTCCACAACTCGCAGGTCAACCCCAACGTCGATTCCGAATATGCCAGCGCCGCAGCCCAATTCATCGGCTCCAACCACCGCAGTATCATCCTTGACGGGGCGACTCTGGCTAACCGCGACACCCGCAGCGCCTGCGTCCGATCGCGCGACCTGCCACTTGGGATCGGCGATCTTGACATGAGTCTGTACCTAATGTGCGCCACCATCAAGGAGCACTCGACGGTCGCACTGTCCGGGGAATCGGCCGATGAAGTCTTCGGCGGCTACCTGTGGTTCCACCGCGACGACGCGGTCATGGCCGACACTTTTCCCTGGATGTCCGACAGTCCCGCCCACGGCCGCCTCCACCACCGAATCGCCACATCGTTTCGGCCTGAACTGCGCGCCAAGCTGCAGCTCGACGACTACGTCGCTGACCAATACCGCACCGCGCTCGCCGAACTGACCCCCACAGGCGGCGGCCCTCAAGAGCAACGAATGCGTGAACTCACCTACCTCGGTCTGAGCCGATTCCTGCCGACACTGTTGGATCGAAAGGACAGGCTGAGCATGGCTGCCGGAATAGAGCTTCGGGTGCCGTTCTGCGACCACAGGCTGGTGGAATACGTCGCACCGCTGGCATGGTCCCTTCGAACCGGGGACGGACAGGAAAAAAGCGTGCTGCGCCAGGCGGTATCCGACATTATTCCGCGTGCTGTCGCCGCACGCCGCAAGTCGCCTTATCCATCGGTCGCCGATCCCGACTATTCGGCTGAGACTAGCCGTCAGCTCGCGGATCGACTGGCAGAGCCAGATTGCCGCCTAACCGAGTTGTTCGATCCGCGTGCATTGCAGCGGGCGGTGCAGCCCGCCACCGCACCCGGTGCGTTGATCAGCAATGTGGAGGCTGAACTCGCTCTGAACTTCGACGACTGGCTGCGCACCTACGACCCGGTTCTGGCGCTATGA
- the asnB gene encoding asparagine synthase (glutamine-hydrolyzing), with protein MCGITGWVDWERDLTTEIATTTAMTDTMRLRGPDAAGTWTAAHAFLGHRRLSIIDLEGGVQPMATTDSQAIITYSGEVYNFGELRAELIGAGHTFRTRSDTEVILEGYKRWGPAVAEHLNGMFAFAIWDDAAQRLVLVRDRLGIKPLYYHYYGSGLIFGSEPKAVLANPIFVPELDASGLAEVFAVATAPTPGHGVFCGLNQVKPGHVLTIDRAGLRSTAYWSLTAVDHRDDTRATVAHVRDLLIDIVQRQLVADVSVGALLSGGLDSSAITAIASRIRREHGHGKIASYSVDFPGSSESFRSTTWHPTRDEPYAAAVSAHLGTQHTTVVVEPADILAHDEKVLRARDLPGWGEMDVSLYLLFDQVKSFSSVALSGESADEIFGGYPYFTSPTAREFDGFPWLAGKTGPSVLLRSEIRDVVAPDDYVKARYDEAVRSTPQLDGESSEDVVSRRISYLALTRWLGALLDRKDRISMATGLEVRVPFCDHRLIEYVWNVPWHIKTAGSQEKGLLRLAVADLLPDEVLRRRKSGFPPNPDPNYLHALQVRVRDLLAAPQAPVFDLVDHRTVAERFGMDRALPSPRAASSTTAGLSFLLNLNTWLTDYRVRIR; from the coding sequence ATGTGCGGCATCACCGGATGGGTGGACTGGGAGCGTGACTTAACCACCGAGATCGCCACAACGACCGCTATGACCGACACCATGCGCCTCAGGGGACCCGACGCGGCTGGCACGTGGACGGCTGCCCACGCCTTCCTCGGCCACCGCAGACTGTCCATTATCGATCTCGAAGGTGGAGTCCAACCTATGGCCACCACCGACTCCCAAGCGATCATCACCTACAGCGGCGAGGTGTATAACTTCGGCGAACTGCGTGCGGAACTGATTGGCGCCGGGCACACGTTCCGCACCCGCTCGGACACCGAGGTCATCCTCGAAGGATACAAGCGGTGGGGTCCGGCAGTCGCCGAGCATCTCAACGGCATGTTCGCCTTCGCGATATGGGACGACGCAGCACAACGGCTGGTGCTTGTGCGCGACCGCCTCGGTATCAAACCGCTGTACTATCACTACTACGGCAGCGGATTGATCTTCGGATCGGAACCCAAAGCGGTGCTGGCCAATCCGATCTTCGTTCCTGAGCTCGACGCCTCCGGGTTGGCTGAAGTTTTCGCGGTTGCGACTGCGCCGACGCCCGGCCACGGCGTGTTCTGCGGGCTAAATCAGGTCAAACCCGGCCACGTGCTCACCATTGACCGCGCCGGATTGCGGAGCACCGCGTACTGGAGCCTTACCGCAGTAGATCATCGTGATGACACCCGCGCCACCGTCGCTCACGTGCGCGATTTGCTCATCGATATCGTGCAGCGACAATTGGTCGCCGATGTTTCGGTCGGCGCCTTGCTCTCAGGTGGGCTGGATTCGAGCGCAATCACAGCCATCGCAAGCCGCATTCGTCGCGAACACGGACACGGCAAGATCGCCAGCTACTCAGTCGACTTCCCGGGCTCATCTGAATCCTTCCGCAGCACAACCTGGCATCCCACCCGCGACGAACCCTATGCCGCTGCCGTCAGTGCTCACCTCGGCACTCAACACACCACGGTGGTCGTCGAACCCGCCGACATCCTTGCCCACGACGAAAAGGTGCTGCGCGCACGCGACCTACCCGGCTGGGGCGAAATGGATGTGTCGCTGTACCTCCTGTTCGACCAAGTGAAAAGCTTCTCTTCCGTCGCGTTGTCTGGTGAGTCGGCAGATGAAATATTCGGTGGATACCCCTATTTCACTTCACCGACCGCGCGTGAATTCGACGGGTTCCCCTGGCTGGCCGGCAAGACAGGCCCATCGGTACTGCTGCGCAGCGAGATCCGCGACGTGGTCGCTCCAGATGACTATGTCAAAGCACGGTACGACGAAGCCGTGCGCAGTACCCCTCAGCTGGACGGCGAAAGCTCCGAGGACGTCGTCTCGCGGCGAATCTCCTATCTGGCGCTAACTCGCTGGCTGGGCGCGTTGCTTGACCGCAAGGATCGGATCAGCATGGCAACCGGACTGGAGGTGCGCGTCCCATTCTGTGACCACCGGTTGATCGAGTACGTGTGGAATGTGCCGTGGCACATCAAGACTGCGGGCAGCCAGGAAAAGGGGCTGCTTCGTCTCGCCGTCGCCGACCTGCTCCCCGACGAGGTGCTGCGGCGGCGTAAGAGCGGTTTCCCGCCCAACCCCGACCCGAATTACCTGCACGCGCTGCAGGTCCGTGTGCGCGATTTACTCGCCGCGCCCCAGGCACCGGTGTTCGATCTCGTTGACCATCGCACCGTCGCGGAACGATTCGGCATGGATAGGGCGCTGCCGAGCCCACGCGCTGCATCGTCGACCACAGCGGGGCTGAGCTTTCTGCTCAACCTCAACACATGGCTCACCGACTATCGCGTGCGAATCCGCTGA
- a CDS encoding acyl-CoA dehydrogenase yields MVATVTDEQFAARELVRDWARTAASGAAATAAVREMDTGVEERNADAWRPVFAGLADLGLFGVAVAEDRGGAGGTVEDLCAMVAEAARALVPGPVATTALATLIVPDPELRSALASGERFAGVALDARVQVDTETARASGTVGLVLGGAPGGVVLLPAGGNWLLVDTLRDGVRVEPLPATDFSVPLARVVLTSAPVVALGESGQRVEDLTATVLAAEAAGVTRWALDTAVGYAKVREQFGKPIGSFQAVKHLCAEMLCRTEQADVAAADAARAAADSDAAQLSIAAAVAASIGIAAAKANVKDCIQVLGGIGCTWEHDAHLYLRRAHGIGGFLGGSERWLRRVAALTQAGVRRRLGLDLSGLSDVGLRPEIAAAVAEVAALPEEKRQVALAEAGLLAPHWPAPYGRGASAAEQLLIDQEMAAAGVVRPDLVIGWWATPTILEHGTPEQVARFVPATLRGEFLWCQLFSEPGAGSDLAALRTKAVRADGGWLLTGQKVWTSKAHLAKWGVCLARTDPDAPKHKGITYFLVDMTAPGIDIRPLREITGAALFNEVFLDNVFVPDELVVGTVNDGWRLARTTLANERIAMATGTALGNPMEELLNVLAQLELDAAAQDRLATLIVTAATGSLLDQRIAQLAVGGRDPGAQSSVRKLIGVRYRQALAEYMMDVSDGGGLVENGAVHDFLNTRCLTIAGGTEQILLTVAAERLLGLPR; encoded by the coding sequence GTGGTAGCGACCGTCACCGACGAACAGTTCGCGGCCCGGGAGTTGGTGCGAGACTGGGCCCGCACCGCGGCCTCGGGCGCGGCCGCGACCGCAGCGGTCCGCGAGATGGACACTGGCGTCGAGGAAAGAAACGCCGATGCGTGGCGGCCGGTGTTCGCCGGCCTGGCGGACCTGGGCCTGTTTGGCGTCGCCGTCGCGGAGGACCGCGGTGGGGCCGGCGGCACCGTCGAGGACCTGTGCGCGATGGTCGCCGAGGCGGCCAGAGCGCTGGTGCCGGGACCGGTCGCAACCACCGCGTTGGCCACCCTGATCGTCCCCGATCCCGAACTGCGCAGCGCCTTGGCTTCAGGTGAACGCTTCGCCGGGGTGGCGCTCGACGCACGTGTGCAGGTTGACACCGAAACCGCGCGAGCGTCGGGCACCGTGGGCCTTGTGCTGGGCGGCGCACCCGGTGGCGTCGTGTTGCTGCCGGCCGGCGGGAATTGGCTGCTGGTCGACACCCTTCGCGACGGGGTTCGAGTGGAGCCGTTGCCCGCCACCGACTTTTCGGTGCCGCTGGCTCGGGTGGTGCTGACCTCAGCACCGGTCGTAGCGCTGGGGGAGTCGGGTCAGCGGGTCGAGGACCTGACGGCGACCGTGCTGGCAGCCGAGGCTGCCGGGGTGACCCGATGGGCGCTGGACACCGCGGTCGGCTATGCCAAGGTGCGGGAGCAGTTCGGCAAGCCGATTGGCAGCTTTCAGGCCGTCAAGCATCTGTGCGCGGAGATGCTGTGCCGCACCGAGCAGGCCGACGTGGCTGCGGCCGATGCCGCGCGCGCCGCTGCGGATTCCGATGCCGCTCAACTGTCGATCGCCGCGGCGGTGGCCGCCAGCATCGGCATCGCCGCGGCCAAGGCCAACGTCAAGGACTGCATCCAGGTGCTCGGCGGCATCGGTTGCACCTGGGAGCACGACGCGCATCTGTACCTGCGCCGGGCCCACGGCATCGGAGGGTTCCTGGGTGGATCCGAGCGCTGGCTGCGCCGCGTTGCGGCGCTGACCCAGGCCGGTGTCCGCCGGCGCTTGGGCTTGGACCTTTCGGGGCTATCCGACGTCGGCTTGCGACCGGAGATCGCCGCCGCCGTCGCCGAGGTCGCGGCGCTGCCGGAGGAGAAGCGCCAGGTGGCGCTGGCCGAGGCGGGGTTGCTGGCGCCACACTGGCCGGCGCCGTATGGGCGCGGCGCTTCGGCGGCCGAGCAGCTGTTGATCGATCAGGAAATGGCAGCGGCTGGGGTGGTGCGGCCAGACCTGGTGATTGGCTGGTGGGCGACGCCGACCATCCTCGAGCACGGCACGCCGGAACAGGTGGCGCGCTTTGTGCCCGCCACGCTGCGTGGTGAATTCCTTTGGTGTCAGCTGTTTTCTGAGCCGGGAGCCGGCTCGGATCTGGCGGCGTTGCGCACCAAGGCGGTGCGGGCCGACGGTGGCTGGCTGCTCACCGGGCAGAAGGTGTGGACATCCAAAGCACACCTGGCGAAGTGGGGCGTATGCCTGGCCCGTACCGATCCGGACGCTCCAAAACATAAGGGCATCACCTACTTTCTGGTGGACATGACCGCACCGGGCATCGACATCCGGCCGCTGCGCGAGATCACCGGCGCCGCGCTGTTCAACGAGGTCTTCCTGGACAACGTGTTCGTCCCCGACGAGCTGGTCGTCGGCACGGTCAACGATGGCTGGCGGCTGGCCCGCACCACCCTGGCCAATGAACGGATCGCGATGGCCACCGGGACTGCGCTGGGTAACCCGATGGAAGAACTGCTCAACGTATTGGCCCAACTCGAACTCGACGCCGCCGCGCAGGACCGGCTGGCGACGTTGATCGTCACCGCCGCTACCGGTTCCCTCCTGGATCAGCGCATCGCCCAGCTGGCGGTGGGCGGCCGAGATCCGGGTGCGCAGTCCAGCGTGCGCAAACTCATTGGCGTGCGCTACCGGCAGGCCCTGGCCGAATACATGATGGACGTGTCCGACGGCGGTGGTCTGGTGGAGAACGGCGCGGTCCACGACTTCCTCAACACCCGCTGCCTCACCATCGCCGGCGGCACCGAGCAGATTCTGCTCACGGTAGCCGCCGAGCGCCTGCTGGGCTTGCCGCGTTAG
- a CDS encoding MFS transporter gives MSVDAAAPETRSGTAELLRRYGLLYALLFMFGAEMYLVAPLLPTLSYEYGVATTTAAALVSIYVAVQAVASPLQGLAYPRLGARWMIVGGAALFAAGNVIAALSPGFGWLLASRAMAGLGVSSAGPAIWSWIAHTAPITLRSTAIGAGMGGFAAGQVFGVPIGGLIASQFGWRWSFGAMAVAVALAVPALYQILGHARPQRRTALGLAGQLRELFRAWLPGPTRWTLVITFGFHAANLGAFTYLFDVLAHKYHLDVAQLGYIGALSGAGMCIGSLVAGRILDRVHARSGSQHLVLPAWLIIVGVTVATVFCSQWLWLSLSLIPVWFFAAGAFDTNQQTLIAGSSPGFTTVAMAWNLSVLYAAAAFGVWAMSFGTARTTAVVATSTVLLTISVVIAVVRHAQRRPHLEGQPMENEPDRCQSGNI, from the coding sequence ATGAGCGTTGACGCTGCGGCCCCCGAAACGCGTTCAGGCACAGCAGAACTGCTCCGACGATACGGCCTGCTCTACGCGTTGCTATTCATGTTCGGCGCCGAGATGTACCTGGTCGCCCCACTGCTACCCACCCTCAGCTACGAGTACGGGGTTGCCACAACCACCGCCGCGGCCCTGGTCAGCATCTATGTCGCCGTGCAAGCCGTCGCCAGCCCCCTCCAGGGCCTGGCATACCCGAGGTTGGGCGCGCGGTGGATGATCGTTGGCGGTGCGGCCCTATTTGCGGCCGGTAACGTAATAGCAGCCCTGTCACCAGGTTTTGGATGGCTCCTGGCCTCACGTGCAATGGCCGGACTCGGTGTTTCATCCGCAGGACCAGCGATTTGGTCATGGATCGCCCACACAGCCCCGATCACGCTGCGCAGCACAGCGATCGGGGCTGGCATGGGAGGATTCGCTGCCGGCCAGGTATTCGGCGTGCCCATCGGCGGACTCATCGCGAGCCAGTTTGGGTGGCGGTGGTCCTTCGGCGCGATGGCCGTCGCGGTCGCGCTAGCAGTACCCGCGCTGTACCAGATCTTGGGGCACGCCCGACCCCAACGCCGGACAGCGCTCGGTCTCGCTGGTCAGCTTCGCGAGCTATTTCGAGCCTGGCTCCCTGGCCCGACCCGGTGGACACTTGTCATCACCTTCGGTTTCCACGCTGCCAACCTCGGCGCATTCACCTACCTTTTTGACGTACTGGCTCACAAATACCACCTCGACGTCGCACAACTCGGCTACATCGGCGCGCTCAGCGGCGCCGGTATGTGCATTGGATCTCTGGTTGCAGGCCGGATCCTGGATCGGGTGCATGCGCGCAGCGGCAGCCAACATCTCGTCTTGCCGGCGTGGCTCATCATCGTCGGTGTCACCGTCGCGACGGTGTTCTGCAGCCAGTGGTTGTGGCTCAGCCTGTCACTAATTCCCGTCTGGTTCTTCGCCGCGGGCGCCTTCGACACAAACCAGCAGACACTCATCGCAGGTTCATCGCCCGGTTTCACCACAGTGGCGATGGCCTGGAACCTGTCGGTGCTCTACGCCGCCGCGGCCTTCGGCGTCTGGGCAATGAGCTTCGGCACCGCACGGACGACCGCAGTAGTGGCGACATCAACTGTCCTGCTGACAATCTCGGTGGTGATCGCCGTTGTACGCCATGCGCAAAGAAGGCCTCATTTGGAGGGGCAGCCAATGGAGAACGAGCCAGACCGTTGCCAATCGGGGAACATCTAA
- the kstR gene encoding cholesterol catabolism transcriptional regulator KstR yields MAVLAESELGSEAQRERRKRILDATMAIASKGGYEAVQMRAVADRADVAVGTLYRYFPSKVHLLVSALGREFSRIDAKTDRSAVAGGTPFQRLNFMVGKLNRAMQRNPLLTEAMTRAYVFADASAASEVDQVEKLIDSMFARAMADGEPTEDQYHIARVISDVWLSNLLAWLTRRASATDVSKRLDLAVRLLIGDSEGT; encoded by the coding sequence GTGGCGGTACTTGCTGAGTCCGAGCTCGGATCGGAGGCGCAGCGGGAGCGCCGCAAGCGCATCTTGGACGCCACCATGGCAATCGCGTCCAAGGGCGGCTACGAGGCAGTTCAGATGCGCGCCGTGGCGGACCGGGCGGACGTCGCGGTTGGCACGTTGTACCGATACTTCCCGTCGAAGGTGCATCTGCTGGTGTCGGCGCTGGGCCGGGAGTTCAGCCGGATCGACGCGAAGACCGATCGTTCCGCGGTCGCCGGGGGCACCCCTTTCCAGCGGCTGAACTTCATGGTCGGCAAGCTCAACCGGGCGATGCAGCGCAATCCGCTGCTCACCGAGGCGATGACGCGCGCCTACGTGTTCGCCGACGCCTCGGCGGCCAGCGAGGTCGACCAGGTCGAGAAGCTCATCGATTCCATGTTCGCGCGCGCCATGGCCGACGGCGAACCGACCGAGGACCAATACCACATCGCGCGGGTGATCTCGGACGTGTGGTTGTCGAACCTGCTCGCGTGGCTTACCCGGCGGGCCTCGGCGACCGATGTCAGCAAGCGGCTAGACCTAGCTGTGCGGCTGCTGATCGGCGACTCCGAGGGAACCTAG